CATCAGTTCCAGTTTTATGCCGACTTTTTTTAATAACAAAACTTCACATAGATGTGTTCGAGTTGGGAATGACAGCTCTCTCGCATTTCATTGGAGAATTGCTGCAATCGATCGACACTGAATTACATTGTGTTGTGGACTAAGGATAGTTTTAGCATGGCTAGTATTAGTTGTGACTTGTCCCGGGTCATGCAACTAGTAAAAAATGGAAATAGTACATTAGGTTGATAGTGTGCCGCATATCATCATGACGGCTCTGTGTTTGTCAAAGGAGCCTACAAGTTTGAAGTACACTGCAAAAGATCTTAGGCTCCAAGAGTAACTGGTGTGCTGTCACAATTTCTGTTTTGTCCTGTTTATCCTAGTGTTGAATATTCTGTACAATCCAATTGAACTAGCCAAACAGTTGGATTTAGTTAGCTAACAGTTTTGGTTAGGTTAGCTATTTGGAACTTGTTTTGAATTGTTGCATGTTAAGTTCAGTCTACACTACAATCCAGACTCTCCAGACAAGGATTGATGAGAGCCGTTTTAATGTTGGTAACTTTAAAAtcttagaaattgttttgaattGTTACATACTAAGATCCAGTCTACACTCTATGGTCCAGACAAGATAACTGAAAGGATTGATGGGATCCAGTCTATATTCTGTTTTGAAATGTTGATGCAATTAGAAAAAGTGATGATTGCAACCAACTGAAAGGATATTTCTTTTGCAAGCGTGGGATTCACGTTGGATTTCCACATCCATTGAGTGATGGAACATCTCTCCAAGTCATGACATTTTACATCAGTGCATTTCAAGATGTGGGTTTTTTCAAGtccttgttagtcactttcttTGGCCTTCTCGTGTTATTTTCAGTGTCCTGTGTTTCTCAGTATACAGGTTTCGTCTAAGGACTTCAACCATGCTGCTTCCACGTGTAGTGCATATAACTATGTAACCATTTCAAGCTTTCCATGTTGATAGTGATCACATATGTTGTCACTATGTGCTTTGTTTCATTCAGAAGTAAGAATGCCCATGTGCCTTATTTGCAGCGATATTGGGAGTTACTGCACTAGTCGAAGAAATGTAGACACTGTTGTCTGTTTGTTGCATCAGTGCATCACTACCAATTTATTGGCCATTTTTTCCTAATGAAATCTCCCCATGGACGTATTCCAGTTGGGAAGGACAATAACTCACCCTGTTGACCACATTTTTCTAACAATTTTTCGGCTGCCCTTGttatggaggaatttggatggtttggaggaattcttgaagaatttgtgagaggaaaacactgttccagatgaaaaaagaagtggatcaagccgggtttaagggcacgcgaacggggccacaTGGATATGTTCCAGCTGGGAATGACCATAGCTTACCCTTCTTCTGGTTGGAAATTACTGCAACTGGCAGTGATTAACATGATGCTAGTTGTGGATTGATAAGGATAGTTTTAGCATTTTTTgtagaagaaaaaagaaaacttGTCTGGCAGGGTAAGACTGCCCCCACAGTATTTTTCTTGTTTATGGCATGCAATAAGTCAAAACAGAACAGTACAATAAGCTGATGGTATTATCTCCTACATGGCTGCATTGTTGTGTTCATCAAAGGAGCCAGCCTAGGAGTTTGAAGTACATTGTAGATGAGCAAGTCTCCAAAAGATACTAGCTGTGCCGTCACAATCCTAATAATAAACATTCTATAATACTGTTCAAATATGTAAACAGTAGAATTTAGTTACCTATCAGTTTCTGCATCGTTAAGTCTGTTTGGAACTTTTTTTCGAGGAAAGTCTGTTTGGAACTTGCTGTGAATTGTTTCATACTAAGCTTCAGTCTGCACTCCTATTCCAAGTAAACATTTTGGTCAGTTTTAACATTGTTAACTTAAAGATCACTCATTCCAAGTAAGACGAGAGAAACTTAGGTAGCTGAAATCTGGAGCACTTGTGCTTAAATTTTGTGTCTGCACCGTGTCACGAAATCAAAGAGGTACAAACTGGACGGTGACAGACACAGAAATTATTGACGAGCCTTATCATTGCTTGATGTTACTTGTTTACACAATATCACAACTTCATAAACTGCAACTtgtctcaaaaaaaaaacttcataaaCTGCAATAACTAAGATGTCTGCAGTTCCCAGGAGGAATGTGCTGTCAACAATGCTCTCCACTTCGACGATCCTGCTCTTGGGTCCGAGACAGATCACCTTAGCAGATACAGCCGGTGGCGCATTCAGGGAGTACATCGACATATTTGATGGCTACACCTTCCTGTACCCGAAGAGCTGGATCCAGGTCCGGGGAGCTGGCGCGGACATATTCTTCAGAGACCCCTTCGTCCTCGACGAGAACATGTCGGTCGAGATATCGTCGCCTTCCTCGTCCAAGTACACGAGCGTCGAGGATCTCGGCCCTCCGGAGAAGGCTGCAGAGAAGGTTCTCAAGCAGTACCTGACGGAGTTCATGTCCACCAGGCTGGGCGTTCGGCGTGAATCCAACGTCCTGTCGGCGGTGTCCAAGGTCGCTGACGATGGCAAGCTCTACTACGAAGTTGAGGTGAGATGAAACAGACAGAGCTGCTGCAAATTTCGTTTGAGATTCAGAGAAACGAGCTTCAGAGTGAAGATATGGCTTAGGCTAGTACAAATCAGAATCTGAATTCTATATGTGCTTGTGGTTTAACTGCAGGTGAACATAAAATCCTATGCGAGCAACAACGAGCTGGCGGTGATGCCACAGGACAGGGTGCAGAGCCTGGAGTGGGACCGCCGATACCTGTCAGTGCTCGGCGTCGAGAACAAGCGGCTCTACGAGCTCCGGCTGCAGACGCCGGAGCAGGTGTTCATGCAGGAAGAGGACGACCTCAGAAGAGTCATGGACTCCTTCAGGGTCATCAAGACGGCGTAGCTAAATATTGCAATGGTTTGTCTATTGTAGAGTGTAGATGTTTGCAATGGTTTGTCTATTGTAGAGTGCAGATGTTTTTTTTATAGCTGATACAAAGCAAAATTGTAATTGCAGTCTTTAAATTTTCCCTTGTTCGGGACCTTTGTATCAGCAGAAATGTTCATATCACATGTACCTTGTTTGCAAATGTGCAAAGCCTTAATCTGCTTCCATTCATGTCTAGTGGGAATAACCAGTTGCAAATGGAATGCATGTGCAGAATTCATATCAAGATGTCACAAAAAAAATATAGAACCAATCAATTGCATATGAAATCTATGCTTTTTTACATAAGGTGTCTATATAAGAAGTTTAATATTGCCATTGTATCATGGACGTGCAACTTGGGTCCTACGTGCCTGCCGCTGcctccttgcattgcatcctggCCTCACCACTCACCAGTATGACGCCAGAGGGATGTTTACACTCTACAAGCATCAAAATGTACTCCCTGCGAGGCTGCGACCTCCAAATGTGCCTCGAGTGACAAACCACATCTACATACTTTCTGCAAAGACAGCTTCACTTCCCGCGAATCAAGAATGGGTCGGAACTTCAGTTCTTCGGGCCCACCAATTTCACATTAGTTCTGTTTTGCAGACTTCTTCACCTTCTGCTTCTGTTTCTGCTTCAGTTGTGTGAGGCCAGGCGCTGTGATCTTGGCATTCCCGACGATTGCAGCCACCAGCTCAGGGTCTGTGCATGCCTTCATGAGCTCCTTCTCATGGTTGGTGGCATCAGGTGTGTGCAGGAACAAGCTCATAGCAGTTTTGGCAGCTGAAACCAACATACTTGAGCATCAGGGCAACTGATATACCAGGGGAAAATGAAAAGAAAGGGTGAAGCTAATAAACTTTTTTTGTCGGTTGATTGTCCTGAACTGATAAAAGAAGCATACCTTTCCCTTTCTTTGCAGTGCCTGGGGTAATCTTTACACGATATTTGTATGTCTGCAATGCGTTGTAAGGGGCGCACACAGGTACAGCATATAGCAAAATATCACTCGGTAGTGGGTTTCCAGTTAAGTAGTCCAAATCAATCAacttttctctctcttcatcaccaATTTCTTGAACATCGTCTTCGTCCATGGGACTATTGCCACCAGCAGGCGCAGTATTGGTACCCATAACATCTCTGCTTCTACTAATGCTACCATCATTTCGGTCCACCTCAGATGTGCTTTCTGGGCAATCGCGAGAAAGATGTCCTGCTTTTTTGCATTTATAACATATTTTTGACGAGTCATCTTCACCTGTAAGAGTACAGGGTGTGAATGTTTTGAACTGTCAAACATGAAAAAATGATACTTCACACTAAAACTTTCATTTTCCAGTTCAACATGAGAGAACATTATTCAGCAAACTAACATTGTATACTATTTGAAATAAAAGTAATCAACTATCAAAAGACTGATCAACAGAACATTCTGGCAAAATTGCTATTGTACAGAATAGGAAGAACAAAAGGCAGTAATCACTATCCACTCAAGGAGCTACTTATCACAAATAGAAGCCTGAAAATGAGAGGAAAATGTCAAAGTACCAGCTGATGGTTTTGATTCTTTAACAGAGGTTTCTTCATCTTGTGAAGGTTTGTCCTTCCGCAATGCTTTCCCAGATGACTAGCATGACAGGTACAAGGGAAAATGTTAAAACTTGCAGCACAAAAAGGAAGGACAATAAAATAGGAAAGAATATAAATGATGTTATTACCGCAAGCAATGCCATACGGATCTCCCTTTCTTCTTCATCCTGCTCTGCATATTTCTCTTTAATCTTCTTAAGCTTCCCTTTCTGTCCACGGCTTACTTTAGCATTAGCAGCCTGAGTGCTTCCCTTGCCCTTTTCTTGCTGTGAATTACCTGGCTGGCTTAATTTAGAACCAGTTGCCTTTGAGTTTGCCTTTCCTTTTTCTTGCTGTGAATTACCTGGCTGACTTGCTTTAGAATCAGTAGCCTTTGTGTCTGCCTTTCCCTTTTCTTGCTTTGAAGTACCTAGTGTTTCTACAGCTTCACCATTTTGAGAATCAGTAGCAGTTTCACCATTAACTTGGCCCTTCTTCAATTTTCTTCTCTCTGCTTTCGATATGTGTGGTTTGTCTCTTATAGTTGGCCTTTTCACTTCAAGATCATCGTCATCTTCTGCTAAACTTGAAGgggtgctggtgagcaaagagctTTTACCTGACACCTTTGCAGGGCCAAGGCGAAGAGTCTTATCTAGCAGATCATCAAGTTGAGATGAAACAGAAGCTTCGATTGTTTCTTCCTTAGAAACAGAACTTCCATTGTCCAAGGTTTCCTCAGATTGGATTGTTTCTTCCTTAGAAATGGAACTTCCATTGTCCAAGGTTTCCTCAGCTTGGATTTCAGGAAGAAGTTCAGTTGAGTTGGCAGTACCAATATTACTAGAGAGATCAGGAAGCTCAAGATCATTATTTTGTTGAATGTTTGTAGTTTGCCCGCTTGTTTCATCTCCATGAGTTTCCTTGTTTGCACCTTCATCACTACCAATTTCTTCATCAGATTCAGGGTTACTTTGCTTCTTGCGAGACTCTGCTTCCATTTCTTGGAGGGCCTCATCTTCACCCCTAACCCTCCTTTCATTCAGATGAGATGCCAAGGAGCTCTCATCCAAGCGGAAGAGTATACCAAAGCCCATAACAAGGGGGTGAGGTGGAAGAAAATTTTTCTTGCCACGGATCATAAAACTACCAACAGTAAGGTACTCGCCAGTAGGAGCTGTCTTGCTAACTTGATGTGGATACACCCACCAAGCACTTGTAACAATTTTTGAATCCCATGCTTTGCTGTGGCAAACCTGAAGCAAGAAGCCCAGATCATATGAGCACTGACTTTTTAAAGGTATTATCCTAAATGTTTAGAAATAATCTTTAACTCACAGTGAAGCATCCTGCTTGGTTTAATGTTAACGGTGGAATAGGAGTGTCAGGTTTGTGATTCTTGATTATAGTACTGGAAGCTCCATGTAACTCGGCATGCACATACCTATTCAAGATCCAAAATCAACCAGTTGCTTctatcacaaattcacatatcacaGCAATACAAAACTTATGAGACAGTGGAAGTTATATTTTTTCGATGATCAATTGTAAAATATGACACATTGTGAAAAATAAATGCATTAACATGATaatatgaaaaaaaaaaagaCTTTACAACGAATCCAGCAATACTACTCTATATGATCAATCCAAATATTTTTTCTTAATTAATGGTCAAAGTTAAAgagtcatttttttaaaaaaattgtacTCTTGACTGCATGCTTACTGTAGAAAATATATGTTAGCACACGTTATCAATGACATTGAAGGACTTCTTGTGGCATACCAGCATAGTTTTATATTTTATGTGTACCTTCATATATCAATATTAAAAATTAAATAGAAGCATTCTAAACAGGAATAAAGATACTTACAGATCTCCTTTGGACATATAGCGTTTCACAATCAACTCGTTTTGTTGAGCATCTCGGCCACTGATAATCAAGTAGTTTTCACTACTGATGAACCAATTGAATTTCTCAAACCAGTGAACTTTGCGCATATGAGTGATTGCAGCTACCGTTTTTTCCTACAGGTGTCCAGGTATAAAAGTTATGTCACCATCGAAACAAACCAAAAGACAAAATAATTGCTTCCAAAGGCAGGTTTGCCTTTCATTTAATTATCAGCCATTCTTATGAACTATGCCTCTGCTATCTGGGATGAAAACCAACTGAATATTGTTGGGTTTTTTCAACAGTAACATATAGCATAAGGTTTTTTGTGCAGGGCCCCAAAAAATCTGAATCTTAACAGGGACCAAATATCAACAATCAATTTTTGCGTTGCAATACAAGTCTACGTCTATGTTATAAAAAAGTACCTGAGCAAGCTGAAGGCGTGTCTTCTTCTCAGCTGCTTTAAATGCTTTGTCATGAGCTGTGATAGTCTTCTCTTGTTTACTTTCCTGTTTCTTCTTCATTTCATACCACCGTCTTGCATTAGCATGTGCAGAAAGTGCTATATCAACCTCTACCTACAGGAATAAAAAAGACTCAAGTTGATAAGAAAACAATGTGAAGATAACGATATTGCATTGTAAGTTAACTACTGAAATATAGTAGGTACATGTAAAAAGACCAAAAATGTATCACGAGTTTATGGGTCAGCATAAATTAAATAAAATCATGAAAAGTAGTAAAGTACTTAGCACCATGATGTGGCCTGTGGGTGTACCGAGAAATACTACACGTTGCTTGTCGCATATGTAACTAGAAGTCATTGATCCAAACATTTTTTTGGATGAAACATTAGTTTTCTTCTTTGTTAAACATTTTTTCTACCCAAGTACAACATTTTTTTCTTTGAATAATGGAACATTTCCTTTTCCCTTCTCGGTGGAATAAAAAAATTTCCCCAACTGGAACAACTTTTATCCTTTTGTCCCAGCAAAGAAAAAACTTGTTCCACAAAAAAAAATTGTTCCAGCAGCAGCAGAAGAAAAATGTTAGGATCTCAGCATAGGTGCACGACAAGATGAGTTCCAGTCGCATGTGCGACATATAACACCCCACGATAGGGGTGGTGCTTATCAAGTAAAGTACTTTACATGGCTGTCTTTAAAAAAAGGTAAAAAAAGTTTAACTAACCAAAACAGACACATGACTAAATCTCCTCCCAGGAACATCATATACAAAGAACCATAAATTAGAAAGTGCCAACACAATTCCATATGCATCTGTATAACATACCTTTTCCACAGGTGCAGTTTTTTCATCCTCGTCCATGTCATCAAGATTATTGCTCAAGAGTAGAGTGATACAATTTCTTTCAAAATTTAGTTTATCAATAAGGCCTGCTACCGGGTTTCCAGCCTTTCTTTCCTCTTTAATCATGCGAGTAAGAGCTTCCCAACTCATTTCATTTGCAAGAGAAACACGCACAGCCAAAATTGCTGCATCTACATCCTCTAAATTGTATTCAATTAGTTCTGCCATTTTGACACAATGGTCCACTTCCTTCCTCAATGTATGCACACGATTCtcctgcatggcagaacagaggaATGGACTATCATATCTCCTAACATATGCATCAAACAAGTAATAATAACCCCCAACGGCAAGAGAAATACTATGAGAAATGCAATAGGTGAATTGCATATGTGCATTAAAAGTGAGGTGAGGTACCTGATCcaattttattttattcagcCTCTGAGCTGCAgattcttcttttgctttctgCTGTTGATTCACCTTTTG
The sequence above is drawn from the Miscanthus floridulus cultivar M001 chromosome 15, ASM1932011v1, whole genome shotgun sequence genome and encodes:
- the LOC136509316 gene encoding psbP domain-containing protein 1, chloroplastic-like isoform X1, giving the protein MAMVVGARAAGELRLPTAVPCGAVRPRSCALPRVTVPCGGLPAAGTLPRRNVLSTMLSTSTILLLGPRQITLADTAGGAFREYIDIFDGYTFLYPKSWIQVRGAGADIFFRDPFVLDENMSVEISSPSSSKYTSVEDLGPPEKAAEKVLKQYLTEFMSTRLGVRRESNVLSAVSKVADDGKLYYEVEVNIKSYASNNELAVMPQDRVQSLEWDRRYLSVLGVENKRLYELRLQTPEQVFMQEEDDLRRVMDSFRVIKTA
- the LOC136509316 gene encoding psbP domain-containing protein 1, chloroplastic-like isoform X2; the protein is MAMVVGARAAGELRLPTAVPCGAVRPRSCALPRVTVPCGGLPAAVPRRNVLSTMLSTSTILLLGPRQITLADTAGGAFREYIDIFDGYTFLYPKSWIQVRGAGADIFFRDPFVLDENMSVEISSPSSSKYTSVEDLGPPEKAAEKVLKQYLTEFMSTRLGVRRESNVLSAVSKVADDGKLYYEVEVNIKSYASNNELAVMPQDRVQSLEWDRRYLSVLGVENKRLYELRLQTPEQVFMQEEDDLRRVMDSFRVIKTA
- the LOC136509316 gene encoding psbP domain-containing protein 1, chloroplastic-like isoform X5, coding for MGRNVLSTMLSTSTILLLGPRQITLADTAGGAFREYIDIFDGYTFLYPKSWIQVRGAGADIFFRDPFVLDENMSVEISSPSSSKYTSVEDLGPPEKAAEKVLKQYLTEFMSTRLGVRRESNVLSAVSKVADDGKLYYEVEVNIKSYASNNELAVMPQDRVQSLEWDRRYLSVLGVENKRLYELRLQTPEQVFMQEEDDLRRVMDSFRVIKTA
- the LOC136509316 gene encoding psbP domain-containing protein 1, chloroplastic-like isoform X4: MWGGPPTLVRAPSGHRPMRRSPGGRRNVLSTMLSTSTILLLGPRQITLADTAGGAFREYIDIFDGYTFLYPKSWIQVRGAGADIFFRDPFVLDENMSVEISSPSSSKYTSVEDLGPPEKAAEKVLKQYLTEFMSTRLGVRRESNVLSAVSKVADDGKLYYEVEVNIKSYASNNELAVMPQDRVQSLEWDRRYLSVLGVENKRLYELRLQTPEQVFMQEEDDLRRVMDSFRVIKTA
- the LOC136509316 gene encoding psbP domain-containing protein 1, chloroplastic-like isoform X3 codes for the protein MWGGPPTLVRAPSGHRPMRRSPGGRYARNVLSTMLSTSTILLLGPRQITLADTAGGAFREYIDIFDGYTFLYPKSWIQVRGAGADIFFRDPFVLDENMSVEISSPSSSKYTSVEDLGPPEKAAEKVLKQYLTEFMSTRLGVRRESNVLSAVSKVADDGKLYYEVEVNIKSYASNNELAVMPQDRVQSLEWDRRYLSVLGVENKRLYELRLQTPEQVFMQEEDDLRRVMDSFRVIKTA
- the LOC136509314 gene encoding uncharacterized protein — encoded protein: MVKARMTTTDVAAEVKCLRRLIGMRLANVYDITPKTYLFKLMNSSGITESGESERVLLLMESGVRFHTTQYVRDKSTTPSGFTLKLRKHIRNKRLEDVRMLGYDRIILFQFGLGSNAHFIILELYAQGNILLTDSEYTVMTLLRSHRDDNKGLAIMSRHRYPVEACRVFGRTEFAKLTDMLTVPDKADDKEEITTGSTDAQEPSQSTNDEVLVTEISEKSLSRKEKKATAKAKQSGSNAKANNGAQSNKATLKTILGEALAYGPALAEHIILDAGLVPSTKVGKDPESTIDDNTVQALMESITRFEDWLVDIISGQKVPEGYILMQNKITAKKNLTPSEEASTNHKIYDEYCPILLNQFKSREYNEFATFDAALDEFYSKIESQKVNQQQKAKEESAAQRLNKIKLDQENRVHTLRKEVDHCVKMAELIEYNLEDVDAAILAVRVSLANEMSWEALTRMIKEERKAGNPVAGLIDKLNFERNCITLLLSNNLDDMDEDEKTAPVEKVEVDIALSAHANARRWYEMKKKQESKQEKTITAHDKAFKAAEKKTRLQLAQEKTVAAITHMRKVHWFEKFNWFISSENYLIISGRDAQQNELIVKRYMSKGDLYVHAELHGASSTIIKNHKPDTPIPPLTLNQAGCFTVCHSKAWDSKIVTSAWWVYPHQVSKTAPTGEYLTVGSFMIRGKKNFLPPHPLVMGFGILFRLDESSLASHLNERRVRGEDEALQEMEAESRKKQSNPESDEEIGSDEGANKETHGDETSGQTTNIQQNNDLELPDLSSNIGTANSTELLPEIQAEETLDNGSSISKEETIQSEETLDNGSSVSKEETIEASVSSQLDDLLDKTLRLGPAKVSGKSSLLTSTPSSLAEDDDDLEVKRPTIRDKPHISKAERRKLKKGQVNGETATDSQNGEAVETLGTSKQEKGKADTKATDSKASQPGNSQQEKGKANSKATGSKLSQPGNSQQEKGKGSTQAANAKVSRGQKGKLKKIKEKYAEQDEEEREIRMALLASSGKALRKDKPSQDEETSVKESKPSAGEDDSSKICYKCKKAGHLSRDCPESTSEVDRNDGSISRSRDVMGTNTAPAGGNSPMDEDDVQEIGDEEREKLIDLDYLTGNPLPSDILLYAVPVCAPYNALQTYKYRVKITPGTAKKGKAAKTAMSLFLHTPDATNHEKELMKACTDPELVAAIVGNAKITAPGLTQLKQKQKQKVKKSAKQN